The DNA segment gcatgattaatgtcatcgtgggcgacggcaataagatcaaaaactgagcttattgcatttttgaatagggatcactgctcgcgagggcggtggtcctgcaaattacaacaaaaacctaacccaaaacacaaaaaaaaactactgacaaatctatccgaaacgacctacttgtgaaacaaacacacacatcaatacacattcaaacatacatacacacacacacacacacacacacatgcacacacacacacacacacacatacacacacacacacacacacacaaacacaaacacatacaaaccacacataaacttgacccaacgggtgcatggtgcgttaaaaaaccaatgccctatctttctgtccgatactgtacgacCGCAGAATCCGATATAGGTCTATAGACAAGGTAAATAGGCCTTTCTTGAACGCGGTAAACTGCTTCCGCAAAGAGTGCGATTTGCGAGCAGAAGAGAAATGAGAGCGACAAAacgagagagtgtgagagatagaaagagagagagtggaggaAAGGTCAGTAGCAAAAAGGAAGTCGAACAATacggaagcaaataaaactaattttttatgCGATCTTATCAAAAGTGCATGTAAAAAAGGTTTGCCAAAAGATTTACTTTCCGAATCGTAGCGCTactcaacaataaaaaattagTTTGTTACTACAATACTAAAAGTGATCGTGAATCTCTACCTGCATCGAGTGCTTGTTCTGCCAGACGATGGAACGCAAAACGGAGCACGACGAAGAGGCTGGACCGTCACGGGAATCGAAGCCGACGACGCAGCGTATTCCCGAAAGTAAGAACGAGACCGGCGACGTTGTGGATGCCGTATTGGCCGTTGCAGCGAGAGTGGAGATGATCGAGAAAGGAGAATCGGCGCAGCAGACGCACACCACTAAGCAGACACGTGGTGCGCAGCAATTGAAGCTAAACGGTGAGAAAAGAAGTAAAACGAAATCGAGCAAGGAGAAAAGCATCAATGCGCTTGTAGCCAAATACGACGCAGAGATGCGAGAGAAAGATAACGAGATTGAGAATTTGCGTTTGAAGGTTTCCAAATTGAAACGCAATCAACGTCGTCCCGTTGATAACCCTTGCGTGACAAGTCGTAGTGCAACAAAGGAGATGGATGAGGATGAGCGCAGCACGGCGAGTGAGGATTTATCTAGCGGTGATCGTGAGCTCGTTGAAAGTGATGTGGAAACGGAGGTTGAAGAAAAACCCCTTACGCGTCGTCAAGAGTCGGCACGTAAACGTTTATCGATGCCATTACCCCCGTTTAGTGGTGCCCCCGAGGATTGGCCGGCGTTTATCAGCTGTTTCGAGGACACGACAAAAGCATGTGGCTTTTCTAACCTCGAAAACTTACAACGATTGAGACAAAGCCTAAGTGGAGATGCATTGGAAGCGGTAAATGGAACGTTGATGCTCGCGGATGCTGTTCCGGACATGATAAAGGAGCTGCGAAATTTATTTGGGAAACCTCGTCGTATCCTGAAGGCGCTGTTACGCAAGGTTCGAGCTGTACCTGCTCCGGATGCTGATCGACTGGAGACGTTTATAAATTTCGGACTCGCAGTAAAACAATTGGTCGGACACATCGTGGGTGCGAAGCTGACGGAGCATTTAAGCAATCCTTTGCTCGTCGAAGAGCTGGAGGAGAAGCTCCCTCCAGGTTACCAGTTGGATTGGGTAAGATATAAACGGCATAGGCGTGGAAAATCTCTACAAGTGTTTTCAAGCTACCTGACTGCCCTTACGGAGGATATCACGGAAGTGAAGGATTTCGGAAGCTACAAGACCAACAGAGGAAATTTCCGTTCCGGGACCCGTGCAAACCTAAATCATCATGCGATCGAAAACAGGGACGTCAAAAAGTGCTACGTTTGCAACAGCATTTCGCACAAGGTGAGAGAATGTAACGAATTTAAGAATCTTTCAGTACTAAGCCGGCTGGACTACGTAAGGAAAAATTCGTTATGCGAGAACTGTCTGAACAATCACGGAAGAGCTGTGTGTCGGTTTAGGCGTGCATGCGGGTTTGAGGGATGCAACGATCACCACCATCCTTTGCTGCATCAGACGTCTACCCTAGTGGAAGCTGCGTGCAACGCACATCGTGGAAAATATCCTTCCACGGTTTTTCGAACGATGCCAGTTACGTTATCGGCGGGTGATCGTACTTATGATACGGTGGCCTTTCTGGACGAAGGGGCTTCGGGAACATTTGTTGAGGATGAAGTTGCTGATGCGCTTGGCATTCAAGGCGTAAATGAGCCGCTAGTGGTGAGCTGGAGTGCAGACGTCGAACGACGGGAAGATAAGTCAAGGAAAATCGATGTCGTTTTATCCACAAGAGGATCATCAGAGAGCTTTCTACTAAAGGGAGCACGAACCGTGGAAAAGCTTGTGCTTCCTTCTCAAAGAGAGTCCTATCGTTATCTACAGCAGCAATACCCACACCTGAAAGGTGTGCCAATTGAAGAGGCGGCAAATGAGGACTGGACAACCTGCATTTATTTGCCCCGATGGAGTCGAAAATTGGCAAGCCAGGAGAGCCAATCGCCGTGAAAAGCAAGATCGGTTGGTCAATTTATGGCCCGAAGAGTACGGTAAGCAATATACCAAATGAACGCATTAATTACCATACTATCGTTCCAGTTACCAACGAAGAGCTGTATGACGTTTTAAGAATGCAATACACTTTAGAAAATTCTGACGTTCTTGGAGCCAAGCTGCCAGTAGCTAAAGAAGATCGCAGAGCGAACGATATCTTGCAAGCGACCACGGTGCGTATAGGTGACAGATTTGAGACGGGACTCCTTTGGAAATCAGATGAACGAAAGTTTCCTGACAGTTTCCAAATGGCAAAAGGGCGTTTAGATGGTTTGAAACGAAAAATGGCGAAGGACAAGGAACTGGAAGAAGCCATACATAAGATGATAGAAGAGTATGAATTAAAGAATTATGCTCATAAGGTGACTAAAAAAGAGTTAGATGAAACGGACCCTGCTTCAGTATGGTATCTCCCACTTAATGTGgtaaaaaacccaaacaaaccAGGAAAACTCAGATTAGTTTGGGATGCAGCTGCAACCGTTAGAGGTGTGTCTTTGAACACGGAATTGCTAAAGGGCCCTGATATGCTTTGCTCGCTGCCATCGGTTATATGTCCCTTCAGAGAAGGTCCAATTGGATTTGGTGGAGATATCAAAGAGATGTACCACCAAATTGCAATTAGAAAGGAAGATAAACAAGCTCAAAGATTCTTGTTCCCTGACCCAGAAAATGAGAAACCAATAACATACGTTATGGATGTTGCCACCTTCGGATCAACATGCTCGCCATGTTCGGCACAGTTTGTAAAAAATAAGAATGCCGACGAGTATAGTGAGACATATCCTGAAGCTTGCGATGCAATAAAGAACCGACACTACGTTGATGACTATTATGATAGTGCGGATTCAATAGAACAAGCAGTACGATTGGCAAAGCAAGTAACATATGTACACTCAAAAGGTGGTTTCCATATACGAAATTGGGTCAGTAATGGAAAAGGATTTAGCGAGGAAATGGGAGAACAAAATCCTGCGCTATCAATCCAATTTAAAGAGAAATGTTCAGAGCGTATTACGAAAGTTGATCGAGTTCTGGGCATAATGTGGAATGTAAAGGATGACACATTTCAATTCGCACCACCTTCTAAAGCTTATGAAAATGATCACCCTTCGAAGAGAATAGTTGTCAGTTGCGTGATGTCGCTGTTTGATCCAATGGGATACCTAACACCATTCACAGTGTTAGGAAAAATGCTCGTTCAAGAGTTATGGAGAACTGGATGCGATTGGGATGAACCCATCGACTATTCGACGCTAAAAAATTGGGAAAATTGGAGACAATTGATGCCAAAAATCGAAGCGATTAAAATCCCGCGAGCATATTTTGGTGGGTTTTCTACAAAACAGATCAAAGAGCTTCAAttgcatgtgtttgtggatGCTAGTCAATCTGCATATGGGTGTGTAGCGTACTTCAGAGCCGTGTTCTTTGATAGCATCCAGTGTGCTTTGGTGATGAGCAAATCAAAGGTAGCACCTATCAAAGAACGTACGATTCCACAGTTAGAGCTATGCGCAGCAGTTCTAGGCGCAAGGTTAGTGAACACAGTAAAGAAAATGCATAGATTGGCAATTACGAAGCAATTTCTCTGGTGCGATTCTCGTACCGTATTATCGTGGATACGATCCGACCAACATCGATACAAACCCTTTGTTGCTTTCCGGATTGGTGAAATCTTGGAAACGTCGAGTGTGATGGATTGGCGCTGGACTCCTTCGAATGAAAATGTAGCAGATAAACTGACGAAACGTTGTAAAGAATGGTGTTTCGATCCGGAAGCAGTATGGCTCAAAGGACCTgcatttttatacaaaaatgaATTAGAATGGCCAAATCAACCAAGTATTGGCGCAAACACTGAAGAAGGATTACGCG comes from the Anopheles coluzzii chromosome 2, AcolN3, whole genome shotgun sequence genome and includes:
- the LOC125908391 gene encoding uncharacterized protein LOC125908391, translating into MERKTEHDEEAGPSRESKPTTQRIPESKNETGDVVDAVLAVAARVEMIEKGESAQQTHTTKQTRGAQQLKLNGEKRSKTKSSKEKSINALVAKYDAEMREKDNEIENLRLKVSKLKRNQRRPVDNPCVTSRSATKEMDEDERSTASEDLSSGDRELVESDVETEVEEKPLTRRQESARKRLSMPLPPFSGAPEDWPAFISCFEDTTKACGFSNLENLQRLRQSLSGDALEAVNGTLMLADAVPDMIKELRNLFGKPRRILKALLRKVRAVPAPDADRLETFINFGLAVKQLVGHIVGAKLTEHLSNPLLVEELEEKLPPGYQLDWVRYKRHRRGKSLQVFSSYLTALTEDITEVKDFGSYKTNRGNFRSGTRANLNHHAIENRDVKKCYVCNSISHKAPLHHRKNHSVVP